A single genomic interval of Parvularcula marina harbors:
- a CDS encoding TonB-dependent receptor → MKKSELRMFCALSVLSAAVPAFAQEDETASEPEDLIIVTGAPFAETEDEILTGTSVLSGEELARSAAATIGETLRREPGISTTFFGAGASRPIIRGQGGDRIRVLDNGIGSIDASSASPDHAVAVEPALAERIEIIRGTSVLRYGSSGSGGVVNVIDGRLPSEVPENGFEGAIRGGVTSVDDGSETAGGANFLLGTFGDLSLVGHASFALRKAGDYDIPGFAESSLLRAMEEEEHEHEEEEEEHHDHEEEEEVRDTLENSFAETESFTGGLSLIGERGFFAIAAKSSGTTYGIPAGHDHGHGHAEEHEEEEDHEEEEHGHEEGGVFIELDQTRIDFNGRFEFLSGPFEAVQLFGGFADYEHTEFEGPGEPGTVFSNEGHEVRLELVQTTRNGWRGASGIQIRKRDFSAIGEEAFVPPSETEQYGIYTFQEWESGPWHTEGALRYENTEQSNPTLGLVKTFDAYSASVGAAYHFSDHVMAGLTGYRTERAPTTEELFSNGPHLATGQYEIGDINLGKEVATGIEGVLRMHNARAGVTLNVFYTDYRDYVYEADTGLTGADILMAEGEMDEEELEEFGELAAFQFTAADAVFTGFEIEADAKLAEAGAFMISGDAVIDYVDAEVDGGDTLPRIPPFGATLGVNAESERLFLRGEIEYSAEQDEVTEFELPTDSYTLVNLYADVTPFRDFENVTLSAALLNATDEEARVHTSFLKDEVPLPGRNVRFSVTYRF, encoded by the coding sequence ATGAAGAAGTCTGAACTGCGCATGTTCTGCGCCCTGTCTGTCCTGTCCGCCGCGGTACCTGCATTCGCACAGGAAGACGAAACCGCCTCTGAACCCGAAGACCTGATCATCGTGACCGGGGCCCCTTTTGCCGAGACTGAAGACGAAATCCTGACTGGTACGTCTGTGCTGAGCGGTGAAGAGCTGGCCCGCTCGGCGGCAGCGACGATCGGTGAAACCCTGCGCCGTGAGCCTGGGATCTCGACAACATTCTTCGGGGCCGGTGCCTCCCGTCCGATTATCCGGGGCCAAGGCGGCGACCGCATCCGAGTTCTCGATAACGGGATCGGCTCGATCGATGCGTCTTCGGCCAGTCCTGATCACGCGGTGGCTGTCGAACCGGCACTTGCCGAGCGCATCGAGATCATCCGCGGCACGTCTGTTCTGCGTTATGGCAGCTCGGGCTCAGGCGGTGTCGTCAATGTGATCGATGGCCGACTGCCGTCCGAAGTCCCTGAGAACGGTTTCGAAGGCGCTATTCGCGGCGGTGTCACATCGGTCGATGACGGGTCGGAAACTGCCGGTGGTGCCAATTTCCTACTCGGCACTTTCGGCGATCTCTCCCTCGTCGGTCACGCCAGCTTCGCGCTGCGCAAGGCCGGCGACTACGATATTCCGGGCTTTGCTGAATCTTCCCTCCTCCGCGCCATGGAAGAAGAGGAACACGAGCACGAAGAAGAAGAGGAGGAACATCACGATCACGAGGAAGAGGAAGAAGTCCGTGATACGCTCGAGAACTCCTTCGCTGAAACAGAAAGCTTCACGGGTGGTCTCTCCCTGATCGGCGAGCGCGGCTTCTTTGCCATTGCGGCCAAGAGCTCGGGCACGACTTACGGTATTCCGGCGGGCCATGATCATGGTCACGGCCATGCAGAAGAGCATGAAGAAGAGGAAGATCACGAAGAGGAAGAGCACGGCCACGAGGAAGGCGGCGTCTTCATCGAGCTCGATCAGACCAGGATCGACTTCAATGGCCGGTTCGAATTCCTCTCCGGCCCGTTCGAAGCCGTCCAGCTCTTCGGCGGCTTTGCCGATTATGAGCATACGGAATTTGAAGGCCCCGGCGAACCGGGCACCGTCTTCTCGAATGAAGGCCATGAAGTTCGGCTGGAACTCGTCCAGACGACCCGGAATGGCTGGCGCGGCGCCAGCGGTATCCAGATCCGCAAACGTGACTTCTCGGCCATCGGCGAGGAAGCCTTCGTGCCTCCGAGTGAGACCGAGCAATACGGCATCTACACCTTCCAGGAATGGGAGTCCGGTCCCTGGCATACCGAGGGCGCGCTGCGTTATGAGAATACCGAGCAGAGCAACCCGACCCTAGGCCTCGTCAAGACCTTTGACGCCTATAGCGCTTCGGTTGGTGCAGCTTATCACTTCAGCGATCATGTCATGGCGGGCCTGACCGGCTACCGGACGGAACGTGCGCCTACGACTGAAGAGCTGTTCTCGAACGGCCCGCACCTTGCGACCGGTCAGTATGAGATTGGCGATATCAATCTCGGCAAAGAAGTCGCAACCGGTATCGAGGGCGTCCTGCGCATGCACAATGCGCGTGCCGGCGTGACCCTCAACGTGTTCTACACGGATTATCGGGATTACGTTTACGAAGCCGATACCGGCTTGACCGGGGCGGATATCCTGATGGCCGAAGGCGAGATGGATGAGGAAGAGCTGGAGGAATTCGGTGAGCTTGCCGCCTTCCAGTTCACGGCAGCCGATGCGGTCTTCACCGGCTTTGAAATCGAAGCTGATGCGAAACTGGCCGAAGCCGGAGCATTCATGATTTCAGGTGATGCTGTCATCGACTATGTCGATGCCGAAGTGGATGGCGGCGACACCCTGCCGCGCATTCCGCCTTTCGGCGCAACGCTCGGGGTCAATGCCGAAAGCGAGCGTCTCTTCCTTCGCGGCGAGATCGAATATTCGGCGGAACAGGACGAGGTGACCGAGTTCGAGCTGCCGACCGACAGCTACACACTCGTCAATCTTTATGCGGACGTCACACCGTTCCGGGATTTCGAGAATGTGACTTTGAGCGCGGCTCTGCTCAACGCCACCGATGAGGAGGCACGGGTGCATACCTCCTTCCTCAAGGATGAAGTGCCGCTGCCGGGCCGGAATGTTCGCTTCTCGGTGACCTACCGGTTCTGA
- a CDS encoding 16S rRNA (uracil(1498)-N(3))-methyltransferase has protein sequence MAKPPPRLFLPSDLEAGAGLPLDGARWHYLHNVLRLGEGDEVLLFNGRDGEWRAHIQGAEKRRGAVTLSVQTREQVTVPDLTLLFAPLKKDPTELIIQKGTELGVRSFQPVVTRRTQLAKGGLKADRLEIIAMEAAEQCERLDLPQIAEPVPLEAALDALPSGTRLVFCDEAGDASDQRWGGEHGRATPMATRLADAETGGPWALLIGPEGGFSPEERAMLRERDGVLAVSLGPRILKAETAAIAAITILQAHQGDFR, from the coding sequence ATGGCGAAACCACCGCCGAGACTGTTCCTTCCTTCCGATTTGGAAGCGGGAGCTGGCCTGCCACTTGATGGCGCGCGCTGGCATTACCTTCACAATGTCCTGCGGCTTGGGGAGGGGGACGAGGTCCTCCTCTTTAATGGCCGTGACGGGGAATGGCGCGCCCATATTCAGGGGGCGGAGAAACGCCGCGGCGCGGTGACGCTAAGCGTCCAGACCCGAGAACAGGTTACGGTACCGGACCTCACCCTGCTGTTTGCGCCACTCAAGAAAGATCCGACCGAGCTGATCATCCAAAAGGGGACAGAACTCGGTGTCCGGAGCTTCCAGCCCGTCGTGACCCGGCGCACCCAGCTTGCCAAAGGCGGGCTCAAAGCCGACCGGCTTGAGATCATTGCGATGGAAGCCGCCGAGCAATGCGAACGGCTTGACCTGCCGCAAATCGCCGAGCCCGTCCCTCTGGAGGCAGCGCTTGATGCCCTGCCATCCGGCACCCGGCTCGTCTTTTGCGACGAAGCTGGAGATGCGTCCGATCAGCGCTGGGGCGGCGAACACGGCCGGGCCACGCCCATGGCCACCCGGCTGGCGGATGCCGAGACTGGCGGCCCCTGGGCGCTCCTTATCGGTCCCGAAGGCGGCTTCAGCCCCGAGGAACGGGCCATGCTGCGGGAACGTGACGGCGTGCTCGCCGTCTCGCTCGGCCCCCGCATCCTGAAAGCCGAA
- a CDS encoding exopolysaccharide biosynthesis protein, whose protein sequence is MADTIESVGALLDALERRHENERKVSIGWLFDQLGDRTYGPALLLPALIEISPIGGIPGVPTFLAGLIILFSVQILMGQRHLWLPGFVQRRRISHDRLMQASRALRPVARRLDNWFHGRLEWFTQSGWDRVVALICILFALTVPPLEFIPFASTIPMAAIALFGLSLLLRDGALVLAGLTLAIAGIAAGSYFLMR, encoded by the coding sequence ATGGCAGACACAATCGAAAGCGTCGGCGCTCTTCTCGATGCATTGGAGCGCCGTCACGAAAATGAACGCAAAGTCAGCATTGGCTGGCTGTTCGATCAGTTGGGGGACCGGACCTATGGCCCGGCCCTCCTCCTGCCTGCCCTGATTGAGATCTCCCCGATCGGCGGCATTCCCGGCGTGCCGACATTTCTCGCCGGGCTGATCATTCTCTTCTCCGTTCAGATCCTGATGGGCCAGCGGCATCTCTGGCTGCCGGGCTTTGTTCAGCGCCGCCGTATCAGTCATGACCGTCTGATGCAGGCGAGCCGCGCATTACGTCCTGTCGCACGTCGCCTCGACAACTGGTTTCACGGTCGTTTGGAATGGTTCACACAGAGCGGATGGGACCGTGTGGTCGCACTCATCTGTATACTGTTCGCTCTGACCGTCCCGCCGCTCGAATTCATTCCCTTTGCCAGCACGATCCCAATGGCGGCAATCGCGCTTTTCGGCCTGTCGCTCCTCCTGCGAGATGGCGCGCTGGTTCTGGCGGGCCTCACGCTGGCCATTGCAGGCATCGCCGCCGGTAGCTACTTCCTGATGAGATGA
- the uvrA gene encoding excinuclease ABC subunit UvrA, whose product MSLKEITVTGAREHNLKNVTVSLPRDALTVVTGLSGSGKSSLAFDTIYAEGQRRYVESLSAYARQFLELMQKPDVDQIEGLSPAISIEQKTTSKNPRSTVATVTEIYDYMRLLWARVGVPYSPATGEPITAQTVSEMVDRLMAAPEGARYYLLAPMIRGRKGEYRKELAELMKKGFQRVRIDGEFYDIADAPKLDKKFKHDIDVVVDRLVVKAGLEQRLAESFETALDLADGLAVAESADGGKKGEPEKLTFSAKFACPVSGFTIEEIEPRLFSFNSPQGACPTCDGLGTRMEFDADLVIPDTDKKLREGAIAAWSKTQSPYYTQTLEALGKKYGFTVEDRWRDLTAAQKKKILFGTGGEKVQFVYDDGVRRYDTTKTFEGVIPNLERRWRETDSSWVREEMEKFQSNTPCDACDGQRLREEALAVKIGGLSISDVSQKSIRDADEWFRDIDKTFSKKQAEIAVRVLKEIRDRLHFLNSVGLDYLGLGRASGTLSGGESQRIRLASQIGSGLTGVLYVLDEPSIGLHQRDNDRLLETLRQLRDLGNTVVVVEHDEDAIRTADHVIDIGPGAGVHGGEIVASGTPKQIMADKNSITGDYLAGRRLVPVPEERRVFDPIHVVTIKGASSNNLKDVTAEFPVGLLTCVTGVSGGGKSTLTIETLYKAAARKLMGTKAVPGTFEDITGLDQLDKVIDIDQSPIGRTPRSNPATYTGAFGPIRDWYAELPESKARGYKPGRFSFNVKGGRCEACKGDGVIKIEMHFLPDVYVTCDVCKGRRYNRETLEVEFKGKSIADVLDMTVEEGAAFFSAVPSIRNKLVTLNRVGLGYIKVGQQATTLSGGEAQRVKLAKELSKVATGSTLYILDEPTTGLHFEDVRRLMEVIQELADNGNTVVIIEHNLDVIKQADWIIDLGPEGGDGGGEIIATGTPEDVADNPDSYTGQFLAPILDRVAKPARKTATKKTAKKRTTKKRKAA is encoded by the coding sequence TTGTCGCTCAAAGAGATCACCGTTACCGGCGCGCGGGAGCACAACCTCAAAAACGTGACCGTCTCGCTGCCGCGCGATGCGCTAACGGTGGTGACCGGCCTCTCAGGTTCGGGGAAATCCTCTCTCGCCTTCGACACGATTTATGCCGAGGGCCAGCGGCGCTATGTCGAGAGCCTCTCAGCCTATGCGCGCCAGTTCCTTGAGCTGATGCAGAAGCCCGATGTTGACCAGATTGAGGGCCTCTCCCCCGCCATCTCCATCGAGCAAAAGACGACCTCGAAAAACCCCCGCTCGACCGTCGCGACGGTGACCGAGATCTACGACTATATGCGCCTTCTCTGGGCGCGAGTCGGCGTGCCCTATTCTCCGGCGACGGGTGAGCCGATCACCGCGCAGACGGTCTCGGAAATGGTCGACCGGCTGATGGCCGCGCCGGAGGGCGCGCGCTATTACCTGCTCGCACCGATGATCCGGGGACGGAAGGGCGAGTATCGCAAGGAACTCGCCGAGCTGATGAAGAAAGGCTTCCAGCGGGTCCGCATCGATGGCGAGTTCTACGACATCGCCGACGCGCCAAAGCTCGACAAGAAATTCAAGCACGACATCGATGTCGTCGTTGACCGGCTGGTCGTCAAAGCGGGGCTGGAGCAGCGTCTCGCCGAAAGCTTCGAGACCGCGCTCGATCTCGCCGATGGCCTGGCCGTCGCGGAAAGCGCTGATGGCGGCAAGAAGGGTGAGCCCGAGAAACTGACCTTCTCGGCAAAATTCGCCTGCCCGGTTTCGGGCTTCACGATTGAGGAAATCGAGCCGCGGCTCTTCTCCTTCAACTCACCGCAGGGGGCCTGCCCCACCTGTGACGGACTTGGCACGCGGATGGAGTTCGATGCCGATCTTGTAATACCGGATACGGATAAAAAGCTCCGCGAGGGCGCGATTGCGGCGTGGTCGAAGACCCAGAGCCCCTATTACACCCAGACCCTCGAAGCGCTCGGCAAGAAATATGGCTTCACGGTTGAGGATCGCTGGCGTGACCTGACGGCGGCCCAGAAAAAGAAGATCCTGTTCGGCACGGGCGGCGAGAAGGTCCAGTTCGTCTATGATGACGGCGTGCGCCGCTATGACACGACCAAGACTTTCGAAGGCGTGATCCCGAACCTTGAGCGGCGCTGGCGCGAGACTGATAGCTCATGGGTGCGTGAGGAGATGGAGAAATTCCAGTCCAACACGCCGTGCGATGCCTGTGACGGCCAGAGGCTGCGCGAAGAAGCGCTGGCGGTGAAGATCGGTGGTCTTTCCATTTCGGACGTCTCCCAGAAATCCATCAGGGATGCGGATGAATGGTTTCGCGATATCGATAAGACCTTCTCTAAGAAACAGGCTGAAATCGCCGTCCGGGTGTTGAAAGAAATCCGCGACCGACTGCATTTCCTCAATTCCGTCGGGCTCGACTATCTCGGCCTTGGCCGGGCGTCGGGCACACTATCGGGCGGGGAAAGCCAGCGCATCCGGCTGGCCTCCCAGATCGGCTCCGGTCTGACGGGCGTTCTCTATGTTCTCGATGAGCCATCGATCGGCCTGCATCAGCGCGACAATGACCGCCTGCTAGAAACCCTCCGGCAGCTGAGGGATCTGGGCAACACCGTTGTCGTCGTCGAGCATGACGAGGATGCGATCCGCACGGCGGACCATGTCATCGACATCGGCCCCGGCGCAGGTGTCCATGGCGGCGAGATCGTCGCCTCAGGCACGCCCAAACAGATCATGGCGGACAAGAACTCGATCACCGGCGATTACCTCGCCGGCCGCAGGCTCGTGCCCGTGCCCGAGGAGCGCCGCGTCTTCGATCCCATACATGTCGTGACCATCAAGGGCGCGTCCTCGAACAACCTCAAAGACGTGACGGCTGAGTTCCCGGTCGGGCTCCTCACTTGCGTCACCGGTGTCTCGGGCGGCGGCAAATCGACCCTGACCATCGAGACGCTCTACAAGGCCGCAGCCCGCAAGCTGATGGGCACAAAGGCCGTCCCCGGAACATTTGAGGATATCACCGGCCTCGACCAGCTCGATAAGGTCATCGATATTGACCAGTCGCCCATCGGCCGCACCCCGCGTTCGAACCCTGCGACCTATACCGGCGCGTTCGGGCCGATCCGCGACTGGTATGCGGAGCTGCCGGAGTCAAAGGCGCGCGGCTACAAGCCCGGGCGCTTTTCTTTCAATGTGAAAGGCGGGCGCTGCGAGGCCTGCAAGGGCGACGGCGTCATCAAGATCGAGATGCACTTCCTGCCCGACGTCTATGTCACCTGCGATGTCTGCAAGGGGCGCCGCTATAACCGCGAGACGCTCGAAGTCGAGTTCAAGGGCAAGTCGATTGCCGACGTCCTCGACATGACGGTCGAGGAAGGCGCCGCGTTCTTCTCCGCTGTCCCCTCAATCCGCAACAAGCTCGTCACGCTCAACCGCGTGGGGCTCGGCTATATCAAGGTCGGTCAGCAGGCGACGACCCTGTCGGGCGGTGAAGCCCAGCGGGTGAAGCTGGCAAAGGAGCTCTCGAAAGTCGCGACCGGCTCGACCCTTTATATCCTCGATGAGCCGACAACGGGCCTTCACTTCGAAGACGTCCGCCGGCTGATGGAAGTGATCCAGGAACTTGCCGATAACGGCAATACGGTCGTTATCATCGAGCATAATCTCGACGTCATCAAACAGGCTGACTGGATCATCGATCTTGGTCCCGAAGGTGGTGATGGCGGCGGCGAGATCATCGCAACGGGTACGCCCGAAGATGTTGCGGATAACCCTGATAGCTATACCGGCCAGTTCCTCGCGCCGATCCTCGACCGGGTCGCCAAACCGGCCCGTAAGACGGCGACCAAAAAGACAGCGAAAAAGCGCACGACGAAGAAACGCAAAGCCGCCTGA
- the ssb gene encoding single-stranded DNA-binding protein, whose product MAGSVNKVILVGNLGQDPEIRSFSNGGQVANLSIATSESWKDKNSGERRERTEWHRVAIMSEPLVRVAQNYLKKGSKVYIEGQLETRKWQDKDGNDRYTTEVVLRPFRSELTMLDSRGGGDNMGGGYGQQISGGSGGMNEDRGGGGGRDFELDDEIPF is encoded by the coding sequence ATGGCCGGCAGCGTCAATAAAGTCATTCTCGTGGGCAATCTGGGACAGGATCCGGAAATCCGGTCCTTCTCCAATGGCGGCCAGGTGGCAAACCTGTCGATCGCGACATCCGAAAGCTGGAAGGACAAGAATTCTGGTGAGCGTCGTGAGCGCACCGAATGGCACCGCGTCGCCATCATGTCTGAACCGCTCGTCCGGGTGGCCCAGAACTATCTCAAAAAAGGCTCCAAGGTTTATATCGAAGGCCAGCTTGAGACCCGCAAATGGCAGGACAAGGACGGTAATGACCGGTACACGACCGAAGTCGTGCTGCGGCCCTTCCGCTCCGAGCTGACCATGCTCGACAGCCGTGGCGGCGGCGACAATATGGGCGGCGGCTATGGCCAGCAGATTTCCGGCGGCAGCGGCGGCATGAATGAGGATCGTGGTGGCGGCGGGGGCCGGGACTTCGAACTCGACGACGAAATCCCGTTCTAA